From a single Intestinibaculum porci genomic region:
- a CDS encoding NlpC/P60 family protein, with translation MMNQFQNEKKKFTSHKKLIAVIALIAALVVPFAGYVTSASKIISVDAATNAVVSKSTSRIGSRYVYGACHSYAQIRNRNQRAFDCSGLVNWSYYQAGASIGINTSSSLSSKGSYVSYNNLRAGDIVLFSGHAGIYIGDGKMVHAPNSRSRVKVTSLAGYWRSRFRGGRRVITASSLKAQADRAAKKAESRTVATKESVTNTTYAAGSYKLQLTMTVRSGPSVSHSVVGALPAGTTVKASSIQNGKWGKISYHGKTAYVSLKYASRV, from the coding sequence ATGATGAACCAGTTCCAGAATGAAAAAAAGAAATTTACATCCCATAAAAAATTAATTGCGGTTATTGCCTTAATTGCAGCTCTTGTTGTACCATTTGCCGGTTATGTAACAAGTGCTTCAAAAATTATCAGCGTTGACGCCGCTACAAATGCTGTTGTTTCGAAATCAACATCAAGAATCGGCTCTCGTTATGTTTATGGAGCATGTCATTCTTATGCCCAGATCAGAAACAGAAACCAGCGTGCTTTTGACTGCTCAGGCTTAGTCAACTGGTCTTACTACCAGGCTGGGGCAAGCATTGGGATCAATACTTCATCTTCATTATCATCGAAGGGAAGCTATGTTTCTTACAATAATTTAAGAGCTGGTGATATCGTTCTCTTTAGCGGTCATGCTGGTATTTATATCGGTGACGGTAAAATGGTTCACGCACCAAACAGCCGTTCTCGCGTCAAGGTAACAAGCTTAGCTGGTTACTGGAGATCAAGATTCAGAGGCGGTCGTCGTGTGATCACAGCTTCTTCATTAAAAGCGCAGGCTGATCGTGCAGCCAAGAAAGCAGAATCAAGAACTGTCGCAACCAAAGAATCTGTCACAAATACAACTTATGCCGCTGGTTCTTATAAATTACAGTTAACGATGACAGTTCGCAGCGGACCTAGCGTATCTCACTCAGTTGTTGGTGCTTTACCAGCTGGCACAACAGTAAAAGCTTCATCAATTCAAAATGGTAAATGGGGTAAGATCTCATACCATGGTAAGACTGCTTACGTCTCATTAAAATATGCATCACGCGTTTAA
- a CDS encoding metallophosphoesterase: MIYITGDLHGDIDIAKLLDENFMQHVTADDYVIICGDFGLIWKTYEDETEKEWLDFLEEAPYTTLFIDGNHENFYRLYHDYPTVFINGGLAHQIRPSIYHLMRGQIFTIEHKTFFTMGGATSIDRFLRIEGKSWWARELPNETEYKQALINLMKHHNHVDYVLTHCLPTSLQSRLPKYTLPDDLTEFLERISHILHFKKWYCGHYHLDTTLEGRYRVLYNDIISIENEIYTDDIE, encoded by the coding sequence ATGATTTATATAACCGGCGATCTCCATGGTGACATTGATATCGCAAAATTACTTGATGAAAATTTTATGCAACATGTCACCGCTGATGATTATGTCATCATCTGCGGGGATTTCGGTCTGATCTGGAAGACCTATGAAGATGAAACCGAAAAAGAGTGGCTCGACTTTCTTGAGGAAGCCCCGTATACCACTCTTTTTATTGATGGCAATCATGAGAATTTCTATCGTCTTTATCATGATTATCCGACGGTTTTTATTAATGGCGGTCTCGCTCATCAGATCCGGCCCTCGATATACCATCTGATGCGTGGTCAAATTTTTACCATTGAACATAAGACTTTTTTTACAATGGGTGGGGCGACTTCGATCGACCGTTTCTTACGGATCGAAGGCAAATCCTGGTGGGCAAGAGAACTGCCTAATGAGACGGAATATAAACAGGCCCTTATTAATCTGATGAAACATCATAATCATGTTGATTATGTGTTAACCCATTGTCTGCCGACTTCACTGCAGTCGCGACTGCCTAAATATACTTTACCAGATGATTTGACGGAGTTTTTAGAGCGGATTAGCCATATCTTACATTTTAAGAAATGGTACTGCGGTCATTATCATTTAGATACGACCTTAGAAGGGCGTTATCGGGTGCTTTATAATGATATTATTTCGATCGAAAATGAAATTTATACGGATGACATCGAATGA
- a CDS encoding HD domain-containing protein, whose translation MNKVQLYGQDILHSSTYQSQRLFIQHGHVSVYEHCVNVAIMCLKIASVLPLQVNERALVRGALLHDYFLYDWHEPGHSWHGFTHPATALANARKDYQLGAIEQDMIVKHMFPLTLSLPRYRESFIIVIADKLAAISETIHR comes from the coding sequence ATGAATAAAGTACAATTATATGGACAAGATATCTTACATTCTTCAACTTATCAGTCGCAGCGTCTTTTTATTCAGCATGGTCATGTATCAGTCTATGAACATTGCGTTAATGTCGCAATCATGTGTCTGAAAATTGCGTCTGTCTTACCGTTACAAGTGAATGAAAGAGCCCTTGTGCGCGGTGCTTTACTGCATGATTACTTCTTATATGACTGGCATGAACCAGGACATTCGTGGCATGGTTTCACCCATCCAGCGACTGCTTTAGCTAATGCCCGGAAGGACTATCAGCTTGGCGCCATCGAGCAGGATATGATTGTGAAACATATGTTCCCATTAACTTTATCCCTGCCGCGTTATCGCGAAAGCTTTATCATCGTCATTGCCGATAAGCTGGCAGCTATTTCAGAAACTATTCACAGATAA
- a CDS encoding outer membrane protein assembly factor BamD, which translates to MRKRIKMMLGILLCVCLSACGSGAVINSNKIATTNDGQLMKQTLQYYQKGQFKKATDSAKRLSKVFNSEYTMSEGMKKAYNKLLAGKDVTAYYLYDIDNDGKPELCYVVGEIEASMTMYVVSYKNKLIKDGSIACGHSVFNAYPQHNGMVMLMGQMGYEEISLMTLKNNKLKVKTLNDRENVKDYLPLGLSLNDHTANGKLNRVIK; encoded by the coding sequence ATGAGGAAACGTATAAAAATGATGTTAGGGATCCTGCTTTGTGTATGTTTAAGTGCCTGTGGAAGCGGAGCAGTCATCAATAGTAATAAGATTGCTACGACTAATGATGGTCAATTAATGAAACAGACCCTGCAGTATTATCAAAAAGGGCAATTTAAAAAAGCGACTGACAGTGCTAAACGTCTTTCCAAAGTATTCAATAGTGAATACACGATGTCAGAAGGCATGAAGAAAGCTTACAATAAGCTGCTTGCTGGAAAAGATGTCACCGCTTATTATCTCTATGATATCGATAATGATGGGAAGCCGGAATTATGTTATGTCGTAGGTGAAATTGAAGCATCGATGACTATGTATGTGGTCAGCTATAAAAATAAACTGATCAAAGATGGCAGTATCGCCTGCGGTCATAGTGTCTTTAATGCGTATCCGCAGCATAATGGTATGGTCATGTTAATGGGGCAGATGGGCTATGAAGAAATCTCTTTGATGACCCTGAAAAACAATAAGCTAAAAGTTAAAACCTTAAATGATCGGGAAAATGTGAAAGACTATCTGCCATTAGGGTTAAGCTTAAACGATCATACGGCAAATGGAAAATTAAACAGAGTGATTAAATAA
- the trxA gene encoding thioredoxin translates to MEKLTNETFKNTISSNHLVLVDFYADWCGPCKMMHPVLEDLNNNNDKGLVVAQINVDDYPEIAGAYGVQSIPNMILFKDGEAASQLIGFMPKDALMAKLAPELD, encoded by the coding sequence ATGGAAAAATTAACAAACGAAACATTTAAAAACACAATCTCTTCAAATCACTTAGTCTTAGTAGATTTCTATGCCGACTGGTGTGGTCCATGCAAAATGATGCATCCAGTTTTAGAAGATTTAAACAACAATAATGATAAAGGCTTAGTTGTGGCTCAGATCAATGTTGATGACTATCCAGAAATCGCTGGTGCTTATGGTGTTCAGTCAATTCCAAACATGATTTTATTCAAAGATGGTGAGGCTGCTTCACAGTTAATCGGTTTCATGCCTAAAGATGCTTTAATGGCAAAATTAGCTCCTGAATTAGACTAA
- a CDS encoding ROK family transcriptional regulator: MYKNPKTALQTVLEQLYDGKIYTRDSLAKATGYAKFTVSKCLKRLISEGQVTEGKSERLNTYQINPDLFHVATIEMYHVQRYSFYEFKSFNLHHEVVADDFIEDMDERLDALINEIKKFLEKDPLIKTLGISVTAPVNNGTVFPGAISYMDNMNLKALLEARFPIKAAIENDANAAVIGYISEHGDIDDAVLIYQPNNIDIGVGIIINKQLYKGRNGMTGELKYYHTNEMGNAVTYLKDSLQRVILLLNPEKVLIHSLVLDHLEFVHHLENIPEVMQPDVEVIKNIGTYFDAGLITLAIQAYLN; encoded by the coding sequence ATGTATAAAAACCCCAAAACAGCTTTGCAGACTGTCTTAGAACAGCTTTACGATGGTAAGATTTATACCAGGGATTCTTTAGCGAAAGCGACCGGTTATGCAAAGTTTACCGTTAGTAAGTGTCTTAAAAGACTGATTAGTGAAGGACAGGTTACGGAAGGCAAAAGTGAACGTTTGAATACCTATCAGATCAATCCAGATCTTTTTCATGTGGCAACGATCGAAATGTATCATGTCCAGCGTTATTCTTTCTATGAATTTAAGAGTTTCAATCTCCACCATGAAGTGGTTGCGGATGATTTTATCGAAGATATGGATGAGCGTTTAGATGCCTTAATCAATGAAATTAAAAAATTCTTAGAAAAAGATCCACTCATTAAAACGTTAGGCATTTCGGTTACAGCCCCGGTTAATAATGGGACAGTTTTCCCAGGTGCCATCAGCTATATGGATAACATGAATCTGAAGGCTTTGCTGGAAGCGCGTTTCCCTATTAAAGCTGCGATTGAAAATGATGCCAATGCGGCGGTCATTGGTTATATTAGTGAACATGGTGATATTGATGATGCAGTGCTGATCTATCAGCCAAACAATATTGATATTGGTGTCGGGATCATTATTAATAAGCAGCTTTATAAAGGCCGTAATGGCATGACTGGAGAATTAAAGTATTATCATACAAATGAGATGGGTAATGCGGTTACCTATTTAAAAGACTCTTTGCAGCGTGTTATTCTCTTATTGAATCCAGAGAAGGTTTTGATTCACTCACTGGTCTTAGACCATCTGGAATTTGTCCACCACTTGGAAAATATTCCAGAAGTGATGCAGCCGGATGTTGAGGTCATAAAAAATATCGGCACCTACTTTGATGCGGGCTTAATAACCTTAGCGATTCAGGCTTATTTAAATTAG
- a CDS encoding peptide ABC transporter substrate-binding protein gives MKFLKVVLASAMSVSLLAGCGGSSSSSSSKVFKVAKLGDIMTLDSTQAYDTTSIECIHMMNEGLMGVDAKGNMVKMFAKSYKESKDGKHWTFKLRDGLKWTDTKGKTYPLKASDFVYSWRKGLKGEYNYIISDDGAGIKNATKIINKGTKATAKDYASLGIKAPDDKTLKITLERPCPYFLDLMTYSVFYPQCEEFVEKAGKNYANDTDHLISCGAFIPTSWTKSSQITFKKNKNYYNAKIMKIDGVQYLLGQDVKAASASFASGKIDFTAINSSLVDKYKNTKDYRVDKQGFVYYLNFNFTRKTMANKNIRAALSYAINRDDFCKNILKDGSVKADGIVGRDMCFDPTNGKDFRDENGNFTNYDMKKAQAYLNKGLKELGKKSVTIQLLYSTNENPGPQIAQYLQNAFSKLKGLKIDMKATVRQGRIDLQAKKQFDMTILNWGPDYNDPTTYLNIALSNNSNNRGFYKNKKYDALLHKAAATTDKGARWKLLLKAEKMFNEDYVDVPLYQMSQSSLYNHEWKGLLYKNAMGAAYTYTYMYKA, from the coding sequence ATGAAGTTTTTAAAGGTGGTATTGGCATCAGCAATGTCAGTATCGTTGCTTGCAGGCTGCGGCGGCTCTAGCAGCTCATCATCAAGCAAAGTATTCAAAGTTGCCAAATTAGGTGACATCATGACTTTAGATTCAACTCAGGCCTATGATACTACGTCAATCGAATGTATCCATATGATGAATGAAGGCTTAATGGGTGTGGATGCTAAAGGGAACATGGTTAAAATGTTCGCAAAGAGCTACAAAGAAAGTAAAGATGGGAAACACTGGACTTTCAAATTAAGAGATGGTTTAAAATGGACGGATACGAAAGGTAAGACTTATCCATTAAAAGCATCTGACTTCGTCTACTCATGGAGAAAAGGGTTAAAAGGCGAATACAACTACATCATCTCTGATGATGGTGCCGGCATTAAAAATGCGACTAAGATCATTAATAAAGGAACGAAAGCAACTGCTAAAGATTATGCATCTTTAGGGATTAAAGCTCCTGATGACAAGACTTTAAAGATCACCCTTGAAAGACCTTGTCCTTACTTCTTAGACTTAATGACTTACTCAGTCTTCTATCCACAGTGTGAAGAATTTGTAGAAAAAGCTGGGAAAAACTATGCTAATGATACAGATCATTTAATTTCATGCGGGGCTTTCATACCAACTTCTTGGACAAAATCATCACAGATCACATTCAAAAAGAATAAGAACTATTATAATGCGAAGATTATGAAGATCGATGGTGTACAGTACTTATTAGGCCAGGATGTTAAAGCGGCCAGTGCTTCTTTCGCATCTGGTAAAATTGACTTCACCGCAATCAACTCATCATTAGTTGATAAATATAAGAATACCAAAGATTATCGCGTTGATAAGCAGGGCTTCGTTTATTACTTAAACTTCAACTTCACAAGAAAGACAATGGCTAATAAGAATATCCGTGCCGCCTTATCTTATGCAATTAACCGTGATGACTTCTGCAAGAACATCTTAAAAGATGGTTCTGTCAAAGCGGATGGTATTGTCGGCAGAGATATGTGCTTCGATCCTACTAATGGTAAAGATTTCCGTGATGAAAACGGCAACTTCACTAACTATGATATGAAGAAAGCACAGGCTTACTTAAATAAAGGGTTAAAAGAATTAGGCAAGAAATCAGTAACAATTCAGTTATTATATTCTACTAATGAAAACCCAGGTCCACAGATTGCTCAGTACTTACAGAATGCATTCTCTAAGTTAAAAGGCTTAAAGATTGATATGAAAGCAACGGTTCGTCAGGGACGTATCGATTTACAGGCTAAGAAACAGTTTGATATGACAATCTTAAACTGGGGTCCTGACTACAACGATCCAACAACTTACCTGAATATCGCTTTATCTAATAACTCTAACAACCGTGGTTTCTACAAGAATAAGAAATATGATGCTTTATTACATAAAGCTGCCGCTACAACTGACAAAGGCGCTAGATGGAAGTTATTATTAAAAGCTGAAAAGATGTTCAATGAAGATTATGTTGATGTTCCACTTTATCAGATGTCACAGTCTTCATTATACAACCACGAATGGAAAGGCTTATTATATAAGAATGCGATGGGCGCTGCCTATACATACACTTATATGTACAAAGCTTAA
- a CDS encoding glutaredoxin family protein, translating to MKKITMFYLDDCGYCHKAHKALDELMEENPAYKAIEIKKVEESQEPEYADQFDYYATPTFYVGDQKIFEAHIGMTYEQIKAEVKNVLDTALA from the coding sequence ATGAAAAAAATTACAATGTTTTATTTAGATGACTGCGGTTACTGCCATAAAGCACATAAGGCTTTAGATGAATTAATGGAAGAAAACCCAGCTTACAAAGCTATTGAGATTAAGAAAGTAGAAGAATCTCAGGAACCTGAATATGCCGATCAGTTTGATTATTATGCAACACCAACTTTCTATGTCGGTGACCAGAAAATTTTTGAAGCTCATATCGGTATGACTTATGAACAGATCAAAGCAGAAGTCAAGAATGTCTTAGATACTGCTTTAGCTTAA